From Variovorax sp. PMC12, the proteins below share one genomic window:
- a CDS encoding response regulator transcription factor — MKRMSTPQLLMIEDDTRLAHMVGEYLTQSGFGFNHAGDGATGLEQLQQHAPDLVILDLMLPDTDGLEVCRRIRALPGPISKVSVLMLTAKGDPMDRIIGLEIGADDYLPKPFEPRELLARIRAVLRRRSENATEAEVSTVMRFGTLEIDRNARTVSVAGALADLTSYQFDLLVAMAERAGRVLTRDQIMEAVRGRELEAFDRSIDVHMGRIRAAIEVDAKNPKRILTVRGVGYVFAKQQD, encoded by the coding sequence ATGAAGCGCATGAGCACCCCCCAACTCCTGATGATCGAAGACGACACCCGCCTGGCACACATGGTGGGCGAATACCTGACGCAGTCGGGTTTCGGCTTCAACCACGCAGGCGACGGCGCCACGGGCCTGGAGCAGTTGCAGCAGCACGCGCCCGACCTCGTGATCCTCGACCTGATGCTGCCCGACACCGACGGCCTGGAGGTCTGCCGCCGCATCCGCGCGCTGCCCGGGCCCATCTCCAAGGTGTCGGTGCTGATGCTGACGGCCAAGGGCGACCCCATGGACCGCATCATCGGCCTGGAGATCGGCGCCGACGACTACCTGCCCAAGCCCTTCGAGCCGCGCGAGCTGCTGGCGCGCATCCGCGCGGTGCTGCGCCGGCGCAGCGAGAACGCCACCGAGGCCGAGGTGTCCACCGTGATGCGCTTCGGCACGCTGGAAATCGACCGCAACGCGCGCACCGTGTCGGTGGCCGGCGCGCTGGCCGACCTCACCTCGTACCAGTTCGACCTGCTGGTGGCCATGGCCGAGCGCGCGGGCCGCGTGCTCACGCGCGACCAGATCATGGAAGCCGTGCGCGGCCGCGAGCTGGAAGCCTTCGACCGCTCCATCGACGTGCACATGGGCCGCATCCGCGCGGCCATCGAGGTCGATGCCAAGAACCCGAAGCGCATCCTCACTGTGCGCGGCGTGGGCTACGTATTCGCCAAGCAGCAAGATTGA
- a CDS encoding NAD(P)/FAD-dependent oxidoreductase yields MTDTAPDTFDAVIMGGGLAGLTLALQLRQRFADLRVLVLERRAHPVPHAAHKVGESSVEIGAHYFDTVLGLKAHMDAEQLRKFGFRFFFSEGRSDIDKVTEIGASRYLSVPSYQIDRGIFENFLAEEAVRRGVQFVDGALVRRITLADDPATPHSIEWTRGEHTHHAQARWVIDACGRAGMLKRKLGLAESNAHDVNAVWFRIGERIAIDEWSGDEAWRTRCDPQARWLSTNHLVGAGYWAWLIPLASGSHSVGIVADPKLHPLDTIDTFDKAMAWFATYQPRLFEALDGKRHLLQDFAFLKHFSHGCKQVFSGRQRWAMTGEAGLFLDPFYSPGSDFIAIGNTYITDLIAQDRAGRPIDKRAQLYDQLYHSFYESTLALYQDQYPLFGDPEVLPVKVIWDYAYYWGVLSQIFFQHRLTDLHALGSLKAELQHCQRLNLEVQALMRRWSASSRRANPAVMLDQAAMPWFAELNRSLRDTLDDAAFRARIRASTAQLRQLAGEVLARARAADPGVDAGALPALLEENLGLPPVSAEAGAMLFEADTVDAAG; encoded by the coding sequence ATGACCGACACTGCGCCCGACACTTTTGACGCAGTGATCATGGGGGGCGGGCTCGCGGGCCTCACGCTGGCGCTGCAGCTGCGCCAGCGCTTTGCCGACCTGCGCGTGCTGGTGCTGGAGCGCCGCGCGCACCCGGTGCCGCACGCGGCGCACAAGGTGGGCGAGTCGTCGGTGGAGATCGGCGCGCACTACTTCGACACGGTGCTGGGCCTGAAGGCCCACATGGACGCCGAGCAGCTGCGCAAGTTCGGCTTTCGCTTCTTCTTCAGCGAGGGCCGCAGCGACATCGACAAGGTGACCGAGATCGGCGCGAGCCGCTACCTGTCGGTGCCCAGCTACCAGATCGACCGCGGCATCTTCGAGAACTTCCTGGCCGAGGAGGCCGTGCGGCGCGGGGTGCAATTCGTGGACGGCGCGCTGGTGCGGCGCATCACGCTGGCCGACGACCCGGCCACGCCGCACAGCATCGAATGGACCCGCGGCGAGCACACGCACCACGCGCAGGCCCGCTGGGTGATCGACGCCTGCGGGCGCGCCGGCATGCTCAAGCGCAAGCTGGGCCTGGCCGAGTCGAACGCGCACGACGTCAACGCGGTGTGGTTTCGCATCGGCGAGCGCATCGCCATCGACGAATGGAGCGGCGACGAAGCCTGGCGCACGCGCTGCGACCCGCAGGCGCGCTGGCTGTCGACCAACCACCTGGTGGGCGCGGGCTACTGGGCCTGGCTGATCCCGCTGGCCTCGGGCTCGCACTCGGTGGGCATCGTGGCCGACCCGAAGCTGCACCCGCTGGACACCATCGACACCTTCGACAAGGCGATGGCGTGGTTCGCCACCTACCAGCCGCGGCTGTTCGAGGCGCTGGACGGCAAGCGCCACCTGCTGCAGGACTTCGCCTTCCTCAAGCACTTCTCGCACGGCTGCAAGCAGGTGTTCTCGGGGCGCCAGCGCTGGGCGATGACCGGCGAGGCGGGGCTGTTCCTCGACCCGTTCTATTCGCCGGGCAGCGACTTCATCGCCATCGGCAACACCTACATCACCGACCTGATCGCGCAGGACCGCGCGGGCCGCCCGATCGACAAGCGCGCGCAGCTGTACGACCAGCTCTACCACTCGTTCTACGAAAGCACGCTGGCGCTCTACCAGGACCAGTACCCGCTGTTCGGCGACCCCGAAGTGCTGCCGGTGAAGGTGATCTGGGACTACGCCTACTACTGGGGCGTGCTGTCGCAGATCTTCTTCCAGCACCGCCTGACCGACCTGCACGCGCTGGGCAGCCTGAAAGCCGAGCTGCAGCATTGCCAGCGGCTGAACCTCGAGGTGCAGGCGCTGATGCGCCGCTGGTCGGCCAGCAGCCGGCGCGCCAACCCGGCCGTGATGCTCGACCAGGCCGCGATGCCGTGGTTCGCCGAGCTCAACCGCAGCCTGCGCGACACGCTGGACGACGCGGCCTTCCGCGCGCGCATCCGCGCCTCGACCGCGCAGCTGCGGCAGCTGGCCGGCGAGGTGCTGGCGCGCGCGCGCGCCGCCGACCCCGGCGTGGACGCCGGCGCCCTGCCCGCGCTGCTGGAGGAGAACCTCGGCCTCCCTCCCGTGAGCGCCGAAGCCGGCGCCATGCTTTTCGAAGCCGATACGGTTGACGCCGCCGGCTGA
- a CDS encoding beta-ketoacyl-[acyl-carrier-protein] synthase family protein: MPSRIPPLQISAYTATSAVGVGKEALADALAQSRSGLRANDFGDDPLPTWIGRVDGLEEVRLPESLAHWDCRNNRLAWLGLHADGFIEAVAAAREKYGASRVALILGTSTASIGETELAYTQLDAEGMFPPDQRRSAVHTPHSMALFVQEVLGISGPSETISTACSSSAKVFASAERMIRLGLADAAVVGGADTLCGSVLFGFNSLELVSSEPCRPFDAGRKGISLGEAAGFALVERVQAGADASPLHLLGYGEASDAHHMSTPHPEGLGAERALDEALARAGLAPEAIDYINMHGTASQKNDEVEGALVARRFPAGTHASSTKGFMGHTLGAAGIVEAVISLLAIERGLKPGTVNTRTLDEGFGPQIKLEPAHGEVRYALSNSFGFGGNNCSLVFGKAAAA; this comes from the coding sequence GTGCCGTCCCGAATCCCCCCTCTTCAAATCAGCGCCTACACGGCGACCTCGGCCGTCGGCGTCGGCAAGGAAGCGCTCGCTGACGCGCTGGCGCAGTCGCGCAGCGGCCTGCGCGCCAACGATTTCGGCGACGACCCGCTGCCCACGTGGATCGGCCGCGTCGACGGCCTGGAAGAAGTCCGCCTGCCCGAATCGCTCGCCCACTGGGACTGCCGCAACAACCGGCTCGCCTGGCTGGGCCTGCATGCCGACGGCTTCATCGAGGCGGTGGCGGCTGCGCGCGAAAAGTACGGCGCGTCGCGCGTCGCGCTGATCCTGGGCACCTCGACCGCGAGCATCGGCGAGACCGAGCTGGCCTACACCCAGCTCGACGCCGAAGGCATGTTCCCGCCCGACCAGCGCCGCAGCGCGGTGCACACGCCGCATTCGATGGCCCTGTTCGTGCAAGAGGTGCTGGGCATCAGCGGCCCGAGCGAGACCATTTCCACCGCCTGCTCTTCGAGCGCCAAGGTGTTCGCCTCGGCCGAGCGGATGATCCGCCTGGGCCTGGCCGACGCGGCCGTGGTCGGCGGCGCGGACACGCTGTGCGGCAGCGTGCTGTTCGGCTTCAATTCGCTCGAACTGGTGTCGAGCGAACCATGCCGGCCCTTCGACGCCGGCCGCAAGGGCATCAGCCTGGGCGAGGCCGCGGGCTTCGCGCTGGTGGAGCGCGTGCAGGCGGGCGCCGATGCGTCCCCGCTGCACCTGCTGGGCTACGGCGAGGCGAGCGACGCGCACCACATGTCCACCCCCCACCCCGAGGGCCTGGGCGCCGAGCGCGCGCTCGACGAGGCGCTGGCGCGCGCCGGCCTCGCGCCCGAGGCCATCGACTACATCAACATGCACGGCACCGCGAGCCAGAAGAACGACGAGGTCGAGGGCGCGCTGGTGGCGCGCCGCTTCCCGGCCGGCACGCACGCCAGCTCGACCAAGGGCTTCATGGGCCACACGCTGGGCGCGGCGGGCATCGTCGAGGCCGTCATCAGCCTGCTGGCGATCGAGCGCGGCCTGAAGCCGGGCACGGTCAACACGCGCACGCTGGACGAGGGCTTCGGTCCGCAGATCAAGCTCGAGCCGGCGCACGGCGAGGTGCGCTACGCGCTGTCCAACTCCTTCGGCTTCGGCGGCAACAACTGCTCGCTGGTGTTCGGCAAGGCGGCGGCAGCATGA
- a CDS encoding beta-ketoacyl synthase chain length factor → MSTSTTATMPPTLYIEGPAFWTPTLPGWDAARAAFRGEGALADPPAKRPAPQVLAPAERRRAPDTVALALEVAAAAMAGAGRNAADVPCVFTSAHGDLSINDYMCGTLASDPKMLSPTKFHNSVHNAAVGYWTIGTGCMAASNAVSAFEHSFASGLLEAAVQCAADQEPVLLVGYDTPTVGALTSVTDSRGLLAVALVLAPAPSERTVAVLQWSLDGSATQATPPQSDAAKSLAGINPMADALTLFESLARLDAGTPAPVALPLSPTLSLRLQLQPIDRS, encoded by the coding sequence ATGAGCACGAGCACGACCGCCACCATGCCGCCGACCCTGTACATCGAAGGCCCCGCCTTCTGGACCCCCACCCTGCCCGGCTGGGATGCCGCGCGCGCCGCTTTCCGCGGCGAAGGCGCGCTGGCCGACCCGCCCGCCAAGCGCCCCGCGCCGCAGGTGCTGGCGCCGGCCGAACGGCGCCGCGCGCCCGACACGGTGGCGCTGGCCCTCGAAGTGGCCGCCGCCGCCATGGCCGGCGCGGGCCGAAACGCGGCCGACGTGCCCTGCGTGTTCACCTCGGCGCACGGCGACCTGTCGATCAACGACTACATGTGCGGCACGCTGGCCTCCGACCCCAAGATGCTGTCGCCCACCAAGTTCCACAACTCGGTGCACAACGCGGCCGTGGGCTACTGGACCATCGGCACCGGCTGCATGGCGGCGAGCAACGCGGTGTCGGCCTTCGAACACAGCTTCGCCTCGGGCCTGCTCGAGGCGGCGGTGCAATGCGCGGCCGACCAGGAGCCGGTGCTGCTGGTGGGCTACGACACACCCACCGTCGGCGCGCTCACCTCGGTGACCGACAGCCGCGGCCTGCTGGCGGTGGCGCTGGTGCTGGCGCCCGCGCCCAGCGAACGCACGGTGGCGGTGCTGCAGTGGTCGCTGGACGGCAGCGCCACGCAGGCCACACCGCCGCAGTCGGACGCGGCGAAATCGCTGGCCGGCATCAACCCGATGGCCGACGCGCTGACCCTCTTCGAATCGCTGGCACGGCTGGACGCGGGCACGCCCGCGCCGGTGGCGCTGCCGTTGTCCCCCACCCTTTCACTTCGGCTGCAGCTGCAGCCCATCGACCGGAGCTGA
- a CDS encoding AmpG family muropeptide MFS transporter, translating into MSASPAETPTPPSPPWRDALKVYLEPATLRMLALGFSAGLPLLLVLGTLSFRLREAGIDRTTIGYLSWVGLAYGFKWVWAPLVDRLPLPPLTTLLGRRRGWLLLAQGLVITGLVGMAMNDPRLGLTPLIWCALLVAFGSATQDIALDAFRIESAEPRKQAAMAAAYQTGYRLAMIWAGAGVLWVAAWAEVAPAVAATGAAAYQDGAWKTAYLVMAASMAIGVFTVLLSPEPVPRLLPKARNAAEWLRSALIEPFADFIGRYKWHAVLILSLIAVYRISDVVMGIMANPFYVDMGFTKDEVATVSKIYGVVMTLAGAFVGGVLSMRLGVMRVLMMGAVLSAASNLLYAWLATRGHDTTALIAVVSADNLAGGIASAAFIAYLSSLTNISYSATQYALFSSLMLLLPKFIAGYSGAFVDAYGYSNFFVATALLGVPVLVLVALASRLTIITSPTERQ; encoded by the coding sequence ATGTCCGCCTCGCCTGCCGAAACCCCCACCCCCCCTTCCCCGCCCTGGCGCGACGCCCTCAAGGTCTACCTGGAGCCCGCCACGCTGCGCATGCTGGCGCTGGGCTTCTCGGCCGGGCTGCCGCTGCTGCTGGTGCTGGGCACGCTGAGCTTTCGCCTGCGCGAGGCCGGCATCGACCGCACCACCATCGGCTACCTGAGCTGGGTCGGGCTGGCCTACGGCTTCAAGTGGGTCTGGGCGCCGCTGGTCGACCGGCTGCCGCTGCCGCCGCTGACCACGCTGCTGGGGCGCCGGCGCGGCTGGCTGCTGCTGGCGCAGGGGCTGGTCATCACGGGGCTGGTCGGCATGGCAATGAACGACCCGCGCCTGGGCCTCACGCCGCTGATCTGGTGCGCGCTGCTGGTGGCCTTCGGCTCGGCCACGCAGGACATCGCGCTCGACGCCTTCCGCATCGAATCGGCCGAGCCGCGCAAGCAGGCCGCGATGGCCGCCGCCTACCAGACGGGCTACCGCCTGGCGATGATTTGGGCCGGTGCCGGCGTGCTGTGGGTCGCGGCCTGGGCCGAGGTGGCGCCCGCCGTGGCCGCCACCGGCGCGGCCGCCTACCAGGACGGCGCCTGGAAGACCGCCTACCTGGTGATGGCGGCTTCGATGGCGATCGGCGTGTTCACGGTGCTGCTGTCGCCCGAGCCGGTGCCGCGCCTGCTGCCCAAGGCCCGCAACGCGGCCGAGTGGCTGCGCAGCGCGCTGATCGAGCCCTTTGCCGATTTCATCGGCCGCTACAAATGGCACGCGGTGCTGATCCTTTCGCTGATCGCCGTCTACCGCATCAGCGACGTGGTGATGGGCATCATGGCCAACCCGTTCTACGTGGACATGGGCTTCACCAAGGACGAAGTGGCCACGGTCAGCAAGATCTACGGCGTGGTCATGACGCTGGCGGGCGCCTTCGTGGGCGGCGTGCTGTCGATGCGCCTGGGCGTGATGCGGGTGCTGATGATGGGCGCCGTGCTCAGCGCCGCGAGCAACCTGCTCTACGCCTGGCTGGCGACGCGCGGGCACGACACCACGGCGCTGATCGCGGTGGTGTCGGCCGACAACCTGGCCGGCGGCATCGCATCGGCGGCCTTCATCGCCTATCTGTCGAGTCTCACCAACATCAGCTATTCGGCCACCCAATACGCGCTGTTCAGCTCTCTCATGCTGCTGCTGCCGAAATTCATCGCCGGCTATTCGGGTGCCTTCGTCGACGCCTACGGCTACAGCAACTTCTTCGTCGCCACAGCGCTGCTGGGCGTGCCGGTGCTGGTGCTGGTGGCGCTGGCCTCGCGGCTCACGATCATCACGAGCCCCACGGAGCGTCAATAG